A region of the Phoenix dactylifera cultivar Barhee BC4 chromosome 10, palm_55x_up_171113_PBpolish2nd_filt_p, whole genome shotgun sequence genome:
CTCTCACGCGTCTCTGGCTTTGGCATCGACCTCAGTCCGATCGAAGATCTGTCGACCCCCAGCAACCACAAATCTAGCCTTATGATTTCTGATGACAAACCCGGCGCCACCACTGCCACCTCCCTCACTGACGCCAccgtcaaagttcaccttgagaaaactagagggtgggggctcccaagagACGAGCATAGTCCTGGATGCTATAAAAGCGGAATGAAAGCTCCAGATTTTTCTAGCCAGCTTAAGGGGCGGCGACGCAGTGATGCCAAGAACATGTGCCGCATGAAGAAGGGCTCTGTTCATCAATAACCTTGGGTGCGTACCTCTGTCCTCAAAGACTCGGGAATTCATATCTAGCCAGCAATGACATGCCAGATAAGCCGCCCTAATCCTCTGCTCCACCAAGGCAGGCCTCCGAGAGAAATCCTGCAGGAAGATCCAAAACTCCTCCATTAACGTTCACCTCTATGTCAAGCTAGAGGGAGCCGAGGCATACTCCCAGATTTGAACAGCCCGCTGACAACCAAAAAGAGCATCGAAGAtagactcctccacctcctagTGTGCCCAACATCTTGGGGGAATGCTAATCCCTCGTTGAGCTAGCACTCCTCTGCTAGGCAGGCacccccaagccaccttccaaaCAAACAGCGCCACCCATGGATGGATGCGCAACCGCCAGATCCAACCCCCCTCAATCTGTCGTGCCAACATCCTCCTGACCAGCCCCAATAGATCTTTTGTTCTCACTTTTGTCCTGCCAGTCCGACCCCACACCCTCCTGTCCTCAACATCACCCTTCAGGAGCGGCATCGCCAAAACCTGCTCAGCCTTCTGCTCGTTAAAGGCCCATCTAACAAGGTCCTCATCCTAAATCCACTCTCTTGGTATAATTAGGTCGCCTACCCTGCGCCTCTCTAGCCAACCAGGGTCGAGTAAGGCAGGCCACCTACATAGCGGCAGGTCGGCCAACCAGCTATCCCCCAAGGGGTCCACCGCTCACCTGTCACCAATCTCCCACCTGATCTCCGGAATCACGAGAGCAAATCTCTCTCCAAACAAATGAGCTACATTGACCCACACGGAAGGCTAACGGATCTGCCGGCTCTCCATATTTGACTCTCATCATGAATCCCCAGACACTCGCCAGCTATAGTATAAATCTGATTGCCAACTTAATGGCGAAGATCTCCCACCGCTCGAGCAAGAGTAGATCTctagtccccccccccccccagctAGTCGGCTGGCATATTGTGTCCTATGCCAACAGGTAGACACCACTACTGCTCCCCTGCCTCCGCCAGATGAAATTCCTGAACAGACGCTCAATATGCTGTAGCGCTTTAGTGGGCACCAAAGTATTGGACAGAAGATAAATAGGAATAGAGGTGAGCACTGATCGCACCAGTGTAATCCTACCCATCATGGACAAGAAGCTCGCCTACCAATCCTCCACCCTCCACATGATACTCTACTCCAAGGGTAGACAGTCCCTCCTATGAAGACATCGGCCTGTGCTCGGAACCTCCAGGTATCTTAAGATGCCCTCCTGCTCCCCGATCTCTTGGATCCTCATAATGGTCGCATTCAACCCGGCCTGAACCTTGGGATTGAAGCAAATAGTTGATTTTACTAGGTAGACCTATAGACTAGAAGCAACACAATACTCCTCTAGCACCCTCCGCAGTGCCACAGTCGATCTCTTCGTCGCCCGAGCCAACAACAAGCAGTCGTCCGCGAACAGCAAGTGAGAGATCCGAGTCGTGTCCTGCACTAGGCTGCAGGCCTCCACCTCCTACCTAGCTGAGGGTAGCCGAGATAGATAGTCTACGCCTAGGATGAATAGGAGTGGTGATAAAGGACCCCCGGCTCAGTCCCACCGATGACACGAAAAACTGCGATGGGGAGTCATTCACCAAAAGGGCAAAGGATAGGGCATGGATACAATCCTGAATCCACCTAATCCAGAGAGGGTGGAAGCGGCATGGATACAACCCTGAATCAACCTAATCCAGAGAGGGTGGAAGCCAAAACACTCCAATAACTAAGCCATAAAGTCTCACCTCATCCTATCATATGCTCTCTTCATACCCAACTTAACGCCCATCAGACTTCGTCGCCCTGGCGCCCTCTGAAGATGAGATATAAACTCTTGAGCAATGAGCACATTATTAGAAATGGATTGCTCTGCGACAAAAGCCCGCTGCTCCAGACAAACAAGCCTAGGCAGGATACCCGGCAACCTCCGGACAAGAATCTTCGCTACAACTTTGTATAGAGTAGTGCAGAATCTGATCAGCCAGAAGTGGACCGACTCCGTAGGATTCTGCCTTTTAGAAATCAGTGTGATGAAGGTTATTTTTCACTCATCCGGCATTATTGCCGAAGAGAAGAATTGCTGCAACAGTAGTCTGGCACACTCCATAAACTCGTATAGTTttcacataaataaaaaatttgggaGCTATATATTAGTTAGTTGACAAAAGCTAGTCAAGGCTGAAGTTAGTATTGGGGCATACTCCTGAGGGGACAACAACTACTGGCTGTTGGCTAACCAATGTACTTTCTTTAAGAGGAGTTCGGAGCAAATAATTCAAGGTGTCTCCATGAATATAATATGCCTCTGATATGGAAGTTGTTACATGTTTGATTTTGTCGACGTAGAAGTGAACAATATGGTCTTCATATGGCGAAGGTGTAGCTCTCAAATACCTCAATTACACACATGCAAAGTTGACCATTGTATTCTAATATAGCCCTTGTTTGCGGATACCTATCTTTCCTTACTCTTTTCGACTTGCAAGTCATTTGTATATCatctctatctttttttttctttttaaattataCACAAGATGAGCTCTTGTTACTTTCTTAGAAATCAATCACCAACGGCTACAAGGGAAGAGGATCATGTAATTAATCCGATTCTGACATGAAACTATTTGGACTAAACTCATGAATTTTGGCTTCAAAAAGAGTTCCAAAATCAAGATCAAATATAGTTTCAACCCAGTCGATGTGGGTGAGCTTATTATTATATGGAGGCTCCCACAATTCAGCCTTGAAGTAAACTAGCATGAACCTCTTCCGCATGACTGGTTTGGGCCAGTTTCGCTAATGCCAGCCAGGAGCCAAGACAGGCCGATTTGCCTCTAGCATTCGTCATATGCAATTGGTCCAACTCCGCTGTTCCCAATGTGGAGATTCAgattgttatcatcaaatttcAGTGGAGGCATGACCCATTAGTTGGTACCCCACGGCTGCAAATAGGTCAAGTAGGCCCATGAGGCCGGGTTGGGTTCTAAAATTGGAACCgttctattttttttgtgtCGGATTTGGGTTTACTGAATTTAGACCCAATCCGataaatttggataattttggattttcaatcTACGATCCGATCCGATCTAAATCTGTGAAATTATTTCGGTCTACGGGTCGCAGCTCGCGGGGGTGTAAACAAATTTTGAAGCTATGGATGGGTTGACCCGAGCCggatctaatttttttttggttggatcCGAATTACACATGGATCTGACTTGATCTGAATGAGTCGTTAGGTCAAAATTGTAGCAGTGGATCTGATCCGACCTATTGGATTggatctgggtccaaaattagaatccGAACAAAGAATCGAATTGGGTCTGGGTTACTCATGGCCCGAGCCAATCCATTTGCACTGTTCCCACTATGGCCGGGGAGTGTTTTCCTGATAGAATTTGCACAGGAGCAATTCTGGCACGGCCCAAGATGGCACGATTTAGGGAAGCTTTGAGGACGGATCGGCCAATTGGCACAGCTTGCCAATTTAAAGACAATTGTGCACGGTTGAGAATGGATTTTTGACCGGATGGATGGAAACTTGGCTTAGTTCAAGGGTACCTTATCTTGATTTCCCAATGAATAGGGTGTAGTAGAATGCACTGAACATTGAAATATCCATTGTCTTAATATCGCTATTGCTTTTAAGCCCAAAAGGCTTTAGAATTTCTCATTTATCCCCCACAATAGCCCATGTTCTATATTGGTAGCGACGGTGACAACATCCCCACTTCTTGTCAATTTATACATGTATTCGAAATAAGAAAATTtaacttttcttttattaagcTATCTTTACAATTTTTTCCGAGTTGCCATGTGACGTGTCGGGTTTATTCATCACTTGCCTATTATActatttaacaaaaaatagtTCTTTTATTACATTAGCCTTCTCGTAATGTTGAAATATTATTTACTAGAAAAATGTCATAAAACAAATATACGGCTGTTGCTCGGAGAGTAGAGGGAATAAATTCCCGCTGCGTATTGTAGTAGGAGAGCCAAAAACTTTTTTGAATAATTTTGATGTACGTATTAAAAATTTTGAAGCAACTTTTTACTCTTCTAAAAGCTGAAAAAAGAGTATATACTAGAGGAAAATTCTAATTTTGAGTTTTGTGCAAAAGATCTAATAGAAagtgttttttattttaaagaaaTTCTGTAGAGATAAAAATGAGTATGCAAAATCTTCATATATAATATAGTCTAGGATAAGAGCATTGTATAGTCTAGGATATAATAGGATAGAATAGTATAGTACAGGGCTAGATAACATAGCAATGCATGCGACTGCCTTGCATTGTGTAGTTTAGTAATGTATGGGATAGTATAGAATAGGATAGGATGGTATAGAATTGGATAATAAGGTGTAGAATAGGATAGGTCGCATTGTATTGCATGATAATATTGTACAATATTGCATGGTAtagttccatttttttttaaaaaaatagagtaTATATTTAGTGCCATTGCACTTTTCGAATgataaatttttattaaaaattttactaGTAAAAGCCCATATCATTTAAAACTCTACagacaaaaaaatatttgactCGGCCTAAATTCTTCAAAGGAGTCCAGTGGCTagcctggatttttttttttttttgggtataacAACGACTCACACATAATACAACAGGTGTGGATGCAGcctataaaactaaaaaaaaaatagggcaAGAAAGATGAGACATACATGCTCTCCGAAATAAAATATTCGAAGTGATGAGCTGCATAGAATGCCACCCAATCTATAGCATTATTCGTCTCTTTGTAGACATGTATAGTCCGATAAAAAGCATACTCACTCAAAAGATTACATATATTATGGAACAGTCACATCCCACCAGCAGCGTACTTTCGATTCTAAATCTATTCGATTATCATGATCGAGTCTCGCTCAAAAATAATACGCCTCGCATAGGTGATGCAGGGTTCTTTGGTGAGGTTGAGGGAGAGCAATTgtagaaaaatattaaaatataaggcATATTTTCAATCAGTTCTTTTATTGCAAAAGAAAGCACCACTGAGCTGTGATATCCCGGGGCATGACCGATCCGTTTGGAGATGGACGGTGGTATATCATATTCCTACGCGAACAGCCTATTATGATATCTATAAaagataataatttaaaatctcaGCAGACCTCAAGTCCATAGACGACGCCCGCGTGCTTCTCCGCGCCATCCTGTCCGAAGTATAACTCCCGCATCTTCCGGAAGGCCTCCCACGTGAGCAGGCTATCCGATCCCGCCTGGTGGCACCTCCCCGCCGTCCGATCCACCTTCAAGATGCTCGCCAGCCTTTCCAGCCCTCCGTATAAGCTATCGCAGTATTTCATCATGTACTTGATGTCGAACACCCGGTCCCCGAAGAAATCCCTGACCAGCCGGAGAAAATCCTCTAATCTCGCCGGCAGATCGGAGCGGGTCAGGGTTTTGATCAGGTAGCCGAAGTCGTAGGCGCTGTGGAAGGTCACCCAGCTCACCGCTCCGTTCCGGACGAGCCCCGACGAGACGAAGAGTTCGGCGAAGCGGCGGGAATCGATCCCCCGGCCGCGGATCTTTTCGAAGTCGACGCCGTGGGACCGGAGGAGCTCTATGGACTCCGGGGCGTGGAGGTCGCGGCGGAGGTCGAAATCGCAGAAGTTGAACTCCCAGACGAGGCAGGCGGCGCCGGCGGCGGAGTCGGAGAGGGTGAGGCCGAGCTGGATGAGATGGAGGGCGTCGACGTTGGCCTTGAGGAGGGCGTAGCGCTCGTCGGGGGAGAGGACGAACGGGTGCTTCGCCGACCGGTGGACCACGCCGGGGAACTCCGTGTCCAGGGCGGCGTACGGGTACCGCCGAACGGCCGACTGGATCAGGGCGAACTCCCGGTCCAGATTGTCGGCCCACACGGACCGGATCTGAACCGGCCGTTTCGAACCCATCGCCGCCTTCACCGTGGCCACCGGCGGCTGGGACCGGTGTCGTCCtcgtcgtcctcctcctcctcctcctcccatgCCTTCGTCGCCCCTTTTCTGATGGTATCTTTGGGCATTAAAAGAAATTGCCGAGGGGTTTGGGTGTTTATAAAGACGGAGGCCGCGGCGGCCTTCGGTCTTTCCCGAAGAATCATGCGGCTCCCGTGCTAGCTCAGCGGCATTGTGATTCGTGCGGACTAGGAGTTTTGGGAGAGGAAGCGAACGTGGAGTTCTGGGCGCCGATGGAAACTCGAACTCGGATTAATATTCGGACACTTGTCACGGTTTCGGCGGTCTCTCCTTAAAGTTGAAAGAAACGTAACGGGTCTAACGGGAATTTTGTTTTGGGGAGTCGAAATCACCGTTAAGTGAAGCATTATGGGCCATTATCGGCGGCCGTTAGGACAAACGTCCGTTATTTTTGTTGGGAGCAGATGAGAGCTGGTTATGGTGTTGCAACAGCATATAATTGTTTAGGAGGTGGTGCAGAAACTTGTAGGATGGCCTCAAAAATTGTAACAGGAAAAGCTGTCTAAATTCACCGGCAATTCGGCATGTGGTTCcttgcaggtgcgatggagatggaagcttttctttttcttgtttaataactctcttagatttttttttttttttggctaggaAATTGATCTCATCCATCTACGTTCCAATCAATTCCTGATACTTTATGTAATCAAACATGGCATCTTTGAGAGGATAGTGTAGGAAAAAGATTGGATCCTTCAAATTTTTTTGCATCACATCTGATTCTCTAGGTTAGAAAACTTTACTATGCATGTCCCAGCTGTCATCATCAGCTGTTATAGTGTTTAATAGATGTGTATAGAGGCATAATGATTTAATGATGCTTCAaatggattttattttattttattatttttttaaagttgagCAAATGAAAATAATTTGGTTTTTTTCTTCGGCAAAACACCCTATTTTCTCTCtcgtttttttttgaaatattatttaatttttacttCTAATTTAATGTTTTTCCTTACCTGCCTATAAACTTGCCGTtggaaaaacaaataaaatttttttttttgttttttttggtgcaGCGACAGCTCATATAGCTCGTGTTAGAGTACACCCAATTgagtttaaaaaaagaaaatggcgTAAACAAGGAGGGGTCACTACATCATACGTTCATAGAAATATTCCGAAGTGTCGAGTAACAAAAGAAGCGACCTAGTTAGCGGCTCTATTCACCTTTCAAAATTTATGGATGGCTTGCAAGGAGTCCAAATCACTCGCTAGTCAGCGGATGTCACATAGCAACGGGTTCTCACACTCATGCCGATATTTTCCTCGAATATAACTAATCACCGTGGCATAGTCTTCCTCTAGAAGAGGATTTTCTTCATCAGATAGAAAGATTACTATATTAACTAACTACACTTCCTCTTATTTCTCTTTGAGCAGGAGGCATGGAAGTTTCGCATTTTTAATTGAAAGGAGTCTAATCCAGAACCCTTCTATCAATATAAGAATCTTTACCAAGTCAGCACCGAGAAAAGCTTAACTTGGCATGATTGCAATGCAAAATGCGCTGGTAGGACGCAAGACCTCGCTATTTCGCTGCCATTCGGCGGCAGTTGAGCAGCAAAGACGGGAGATGCCGCAAGCTGGGCTTGCAGGTATAAGCACGGAACTTGAAAGGGCCCATGCTCGGCACTTTGACCGAAAGGGCGCCGAGACTGGTTTGTCCGCTGCCCACTCCTTGTGTCACCGGGGCCCATCAATACACGGAAGGAGCCTGATGGAAGTTTCTCTCCGCGTCGGTCCCGGGGAAGGGAAGCAGAGGGGAAAGAAGTTCGAAACAATCtccccttcccctctctcccaTGGCTCATCAAAATGATATCGAGGCTGTAGAAAAAACAAAGAATGTTGTTGGATCGCAGAGCTTCGGCCGATGGTGCAGCCATGAGAAAGCTGGAAAGGTGGCGTTGATTGTGCAATCATCTAGGGAGTGACGTGCAGCCTTCTCTAATAGCACAAACAAGGATATGGTGCAATGCTCTTGTTGTGGCCCATGCATGATCGtgtctttttatttctttactTATAGCAGAGTGCTCCGATGATGCCATCTCATTCTCTTTCCAACTCTTAAAGCACAGCTAGTAAGGCCCCAAGCCTAAAGTTTCCCCTTCATTAGTTCTTGAAAGAGGACTCTTCTACCGGGAGGCGAAAGTGCAGCTGACTAGGTGGCCTTCTTTGCGGCCAAacggatgttttttttttttttggtaaaagcggCTACTCATTTAATATAACTCGGACGTGAGTACACCCTGCCACATCGCGGGACAGTAAGAGATACAAGGAGGGATGAATGTCCGATATAGACGTCCACAGAAAATCCCCGGACCTCTTTGGCCAAATGGATGTTCCTTACTCTCTTtggcagctttttttttttttttgattttattagctGCACTCATGCTCGTGTTGTGTAAGACACCGTTatatcaaagaaagaaagaaagaaagactcCTCGCTTGATGATCCCACCACCCCATGGCAGCTCTCCTCCTTaatttcctcttcctcctcccaagttcTACCACTGCTCCAACTTCCAACCGCCATTTCCACCTTCAGCAAGCCCAGCCTCTGTCAAGTACGACTGGAGTGGAAAGAGGGAGTAGGGTTTTAATCGATGGACATGGGAGGGCGGCTCCTTGCAGGCCCTCGGAACCGAAACAAGTTTGTGGTCATCGATGCAGATGATTTCAGGCAGGTGAGTGATAAAAATCTCATCTTTACGCAAATTTAGCAGAAGCTTCCGTTGATCTGAGGGATGTTCCTTTTATGTTTGGCCCTGCATTGACCGGAAGCGTTGAAAAACTCGTGGTTTTTAGGAGTTACAACTCCTCCTTTTTGTGTATTCGTTATATTTTTTCCCCTCTCCAAGTTTGGAGGTGCCATTTCTACACTTTGGCTTCTCTAGTTGATTTTTGGAAATCTCCTCGATTTGAAAGGGGAAACTCTCCTCCGTTCtttttgatttgatactgaaaAGTTCTATTTATAAATATTGCGATTTTACTTTACTCAgctttttatataatatttttactgCTTCTTCTAACTGTTCATCTTAATATTGATGATGAGCAGTATGCCTGCAAGTAATAGTATTACTAAATCTTTATACTTCTCATCCAAACTAAAGTGCATGTACTCCCCTCCATCGTGCTATTTCCCATAACGAGTCCTACTTCTATATGCTTTTATTTCTGAGCAGGGATCCTCCAACGATGCTTTTATGTGGAAGGAGCAGATGAGAGCTGAGTAACAAAAGCTCCGTCAGATCCCATCCGTTGTTTTACAACTATGCTCTTAAGATTTAAGCAGGAGCTGAGTTCCAAACACTGCTGCATGATCCGTTACGCATAACCTgctatataatttttatttcctTCTGTGTTGAAGCAAGCGGGCAAATGCAAACTAGATCTATAAGCCGTCCATCTCTGTTAAGGAATACTACCATCCACCTGTGAGGTCAAAATCACAGACAAATTCCAGGAAGCCCTTCACACTCACCCATAAAGAGGCCTGTCATACGATACCAGGGGATCCTGAAGCTTGGCATGGAGGACAAACCACCTATAAATTTAATTAACCTTTCTGCATGCATCTCTGAACGTATGGACAAACCTGATCGTAGATCTTCCATCTAGCTCTCTGCAGAAAGAACTAGCAATCCAACTCGAGGCATCACTGATATCGGAAATATAAACCGATCTTCTCCTGGCTCCATTTCGGGCGACCAAGTCCATTCAAGCAATTCGGCGGGTAAGGCACAACTAAATATGAAACTGCTGACCGCTTGATCACTCAGTAGAACCCCACCGCACTAAACCTGATGACAAAAAATGGTGCAATGGTACTGGTCATGCAACCAGGTCAAATGTTTGCTCTGGACCTTCTCTTCCAGATAACTCGAAAAGATTCTCGTCCAAGTTGGCATTCGCTAACCTGCATCAGACATTGTGTTAATGAAGCTGTCGAGAGGCAACATTACAAGACATGAATTTTGGCTGTGCTGCAACATCCCCAAATTAACAAGAGCTCTTTTTTCCAACGGAAACCAAGATCAGGGCATAAAGACACATGCCGGAAAGGTTATACAGATATCAGTTATAAATCTGACCGTGTTTTTCACCGACATCAGCATGAGCAAATCCCATTTAAAACATCATGACAGTAAAGTGCAGTTAAACATAAAATGAAAATGGTGCAACCTGAATACGGGGATCCACACGAGGCAATCCTTGGGTCCTTGACATTTGTAGGACACGCAATGATTGTGCTAACTAGAAGAAGGTACCTTCTGGGGGCTGAACAAGCTTCCGGTTGTGCGGTGCTGCCATCTCCTTCTTTAACTGTACCAGTATGTCTTCCATGGTGTACTCTCGCTGCCAATTTGCCAGAATCCCAAACTTCTTTGGTTCAACCTGGACACAATCACAAAGATCATTTAGGAATCCAACTGTTAGTGCAGAACCATAAACGATGACTCTTTCCAACTACCAGTGTATCTAGACCTGCGGAAAATCGACCTGCCACACCCTGCTCAGCCCGATTTTTGTCAAGCTCGGGCTAAGGTTGGGCCGAGCCTAGATTTCTCATACTGACAGAAATATTCatatagtatatttatataaggttatacataataatatattttaaatgtttgaaataagaaaaaaaacataCAAGGGATGGGAGAAAATCCCAATCCCCCTGTCACTTAGTGGAGGCAGCCCCCTCTCCCATCAGCCCTCATCCCTCTGTCTCTCTCCACCTCTCCCCCCCACACACATGCACACTGACTGATACTGGTGGCCAccctccacctctctctctctctctcgtctctCCTCCAGTCCCCTCTTCCCCACTagagtccccccccccccccccccccaatcccCTCTCCCAAAAACCAAACTAAAAATCCTACTGGCTGCTCACCTCTCCCCCCCCATTTCCGGTCTGCTTCAGTCGGGTCACATCCAATTCTGCCCCAGGCCAGTTGGATTAGGCTCGGGCCCTACCATTTGCTATCAAGCCAGGCTGAGGCTCCGGAATCTAGGCCTGAGATCAGTGCAGGCCAGGCCTTTGGGTCAGGATATTTTACCTAGATATTAGACCTCACTCAGCTTAAGCCTTGTCTGGCCTGCTTCATGCTCAGGTCTAATACCCATCAAAACCTGCCACCAATCAAAACCAACTTGATTTCTTAACCACCCCCCACCCAGCTTTCCCACAAACAAACCCTACTGATGTAACAAGTTGTTCCAAATATCCTGTCATCTTCCTGGTGCATGGTATAAAAACAATAGCACGTGCATCTAACAGTA
Encoded here:
- the LOC103703126 gene encoding probable CCR4-associated factor 1 homolog 11, whose amino-acid sequence is MGGGGGGGRRGRHRSQPPVATVKAAMGSKRPVQIRSVWADNLDREFALIQSAVRRYPYAALDTEFPGVVHRSAKHPFVLSPDERYALLKANVDALHLIQLGLTLSDSAAGAACLVWEFNFCDFDLRRDLHAPESIELLRSHGVDFEKIRGRGIDSRRFAELFVSSGLVRNGAVSWVTFHSAYDFGYLIKTLTRSDLPARLEDFLRLVRDFFGDRVFDIKYMMKYCDSLYGGLERLASILKVDRTAGRCHQAGSDSLLTWEAFRKMRELYFGQDGAEKHAGVVYGLEVC